The DNA sequence ttttctattttattttgtttaaataaaaagttaaaaacttGTTAATTTGGATTCAAATTTTACCGTCCTTTATGTTATAATATTTACCGATTCGATAATTTATATAGCTAGGAACATAACTTAAGATTGAATAATAGTTTATTATTGGGTTGACTTTCAGATCTAAAAGTTACAAGTACTCACGTCACAAACTTCATTAGTTCACACCATCTACTCTAGTCTTGCCACGTCTTTCGCTTGTGAACTGCAGCAATTGTAATATTTTAGCTTTCAAACATAGGAATTTTCAGCTTCAATTCTATGTCAAGATcaaagtttgaatttcaaaCTGTATTTTATCTCGTTCAACAAATTTCCTACCACTATTTTTGTGGGTACCTTGACATAACGAAGTTGGAAGTTTAATTAACTGAAAAACCATTCAAGTAAATAGTTGATGTTTCAACATTCATTACAAcaaacaaagccactactacCACTAACAACTATAGTTTCTCACAACCGCAGAGCAGAGcatactatatatatttatatgatataGTTGTCTTCATCCAGAATCACAATTAGCAAATCTCACCAGAGGTTACTTTTCCAACATGCATCTCACGAAAGAACATGTTTTAACCTATAGAATGATCATCTGGCCAACATTAACAACCAAATGGACTCTCTGCGACCCAATTATCGACTACGCCTCGATCCAGGTGGTGATATGGATGTTCTAACCCACTCACCTTGAGGTTCCTCAGCTTCATATGCAGATTTCCTATATAACAAGAACATGAAATTATAAACCTATGATAATAAGCACAAATCGTATGGATTAAATTAAAACACAAACCAACTGCTCTTCAACATCTATGAAGTATAATACGGTAGAGAGTGAGAATCATATTGCTTCACTATAAAGGTCTAAGTGCCAGCGAGATACTCTTATAGTCCTATCCTTACCCATCGTTAGTTGGATTTTTCTCAGCACCACTGTCATAACCAGGAGAATATGACCTGCGATTGTTATCACCATCTCGCTCCCGGGGTGGACCTCTTGGTGATCGTGGGGGCTCAGCATCTCTCCCCGGGGAAACAGAGTAGTCAGCCCTGCGCTTTGGAGCAGGAGAGCGAGACCTGCCAGGGtttaaataaaaaccagttGAGTTGACACTTCACTACTAACAAAAGTAAGGTGACACATGCAACAAAGACTACTTACCTTGAACGGTATCGACCTCTAGAACCTGACGGATAACGAGGAGGAGAGCGCGAATGGGATACAGAACGAGATCGCGAACGCCCTGAGGTTGCATTAAAAAAGAGAACAGACTTTTACTTAGCTTATTCAAAAggcaataaaaatatatttatcaaaTACAAAGTTGTAATGATTTATAGATAGCCATGTAACTATTGAGAAGTAAAAATAGTTATTAGTCCAGCATTTTGTCTTTGCGACCAATAATTTTAGCAGTGAATTGGACGTCCCCAATGATTTGGGTAATGgattaaaattaagaaaacattaaaactaaataaaaaaaaatcaacactaCATGAAGGATGATACAAGAATATTAAGTAGACACTCACCATAATAAGAGGAACGCCTTTCGCCATAACTTGATGGAGGCCCTCGGCTGAAAGAGACAAAATGTTTAGAATttcaaaacatatatacaaggaaaaaagtatgatttttttttctttttatcttcttATGAGAGAAGAGAACAAATTACCTAACCCTGGTTCTTTGACGCATCTCCTCTGGCCTTTTCCTGGTCTCTGCAGCAACAACAACTGATATCTCCCTTCCAGCAAAAATTTTCCCATTCATGTGGTACTGAGCCTCTGAAGCCTCATAAGAATCTACAAACTGGACAAATGCAAATCCTCGAGGTTCCCTGCAGACAAAAAGGAACAAACTTCATTCAAAGTAAAGCACAATATTAGTAGATACTGACACAGAATGGCCAAATTTCAGCATACAATTTTACCCACATTATCATTATGGATTATAACTTACAGTCGTACACATCTCACATTAGCCTTGGAGCACTTCCACATAAGTGGATACTGTATTTATACAAAGCAGGTATATTGAGGCTTAGTAGCTGACCTTTTCTTTACAGTCAAGTATGAAAGGTAACTTCAAAAGATCCAAATGACTTGGAAAGTCTTCAAAATCTTGTAATTATAAGAAGCACTTGAAACCAACGTGTCTCGAAACTAAAAAATCTTCAAATGTAGGCTTCAAAATGCCAAGTATCAACCTTCTTCCTCATCAAACTTCTAATGATAGtgtacttaaaaaatatctcttcaTAAATGGAACATGCTTCATTTGAGCATTACTCTAACAAGCTTCATATACCACTATGTTAGGCAAAGATAAACAGAAGGCCTTCATCAAATGTAGGGCTTGGGCTTGTTTTAACTTCAAAGTTCAAACCAACACACCCCTGACAAACCAGTTCAGAAATCCACtataaaagaagaaaataaagcCTTTATGAGTAGTTtagaaaatttaaaaggaaatgCCCTACTGTCGCAATCCCTAGGTAGTAGGCGAATGTGATATGGCATCTGCAACGACTAACAATTCAATATATTTGTCTTATCAATCCCAAGAACTTCAGTCCTAAGGCTACGCAAAAATGGataaaacaaaaccaaaaaaaggGTTTAAACTGCTAATTGCAGTTAACTTCAAGGAAGTCGGCATCCTTATGTAACTTATCTACAAGCCCAGATAAGAATAAGTCATAGCATGAAATCTGGTTAAGAGGCCTTCCACATGCACTAGCGCAGAATCTCAACTCTATTGCTACAATTTTAATATCAATACTGTACAATCAAGGAAGCACAAAAAATGTAAAGCAAATCTAGCCACAGCATTCACAATGTTTTTGGCAATTTATGCAAAGAGACTCACCCTGTGTAATAGTCCTTTGGGATATAGACATCCCTAACAACTCCAAATCTCTCAAATGGTGCCCGTAACTCTTCTGGTCTGCAGAAAGGTATTAAAAGTTGTCATGAAACATTTTAGCTacacaattaaattaaacaaTGGCATAGTATAGACAAAAACCTGCAATCAAGAGGAATATTGCGGACTAAAAGGCTTCCATTCTGATCTTTGCGCCTTCCATAACCGCCACCGCCACCGCCACCACCTCCGCCgcctccaccaccaccaccaccaccaccataacCCCTTCTAGGGGGGCTTCTTCCTCGACCACCATAGTCTCTCGAGTCTCTCCTTGGAGGACTATAGTACTGTGGACTGTATCTCCTCATCCTACTGCCTAAAAAGTTAGTATGATTAACAATCCCTATAAATTCTCTTAAAAGAACTTAAGCAACCAAGTCCAGAACAGATATCAGAACACTATATGCATTTTAAGCCTTTATCAAAATTGTACTTGAAACAAGTATCAAAAATTTTTCATTCAAGCTACTACATGATTTTGTACTAGATAAAAGACCGTTTATTTCATCTTTAATCGTTTTCTCGCCAAAAAGATACAGGTGTATCGTTAAAACTCCATAAAATCTCAGCTCAAAAGAGGGGAAAAAACTGTAAAATTAAAAGGagaataaaaatgtaatttttgggATCAAAAGCCAATGTTGGAATGAAGAGTGGCAGTCGGTGAAAATTCCAAGGACTAGATCTTTTGTTTCGATTTGTTCTTCTCATGCGATTTTCTCAGTAACCAAACGTGAAATTTCGTCGgatcaaaatatatacataaaaacagaaaatattaCCTGTGCGACGACGTACGTCAACGGGAGAGTGAGTTGTTTTGAGGTAAGCGATCTTTCCCTTAGATCTGAACTGAAGAATTATCAAGCTGACGTCGCTCTCTTTTTCCTTCTTGATATATCTAACCCTAAAACTCGTTATTGGGCTTACTTGCCTTGTTCTCAATGGGCTCAACTAGGCCCAACTAATTGCATTACAAATAGAAATATGGgggttttacaaaaatactgagtttcgtacaaatatttacaattttactgtcacACGGCTTACTTTTATACAATATCAAGAACAATATCTCCATCTTCTACACCCACGCATAGAACAACTACAGCAACACAAACACACCCGaaaaataaccattaattctAACGAGATAGAGCAAAACCAGTAAATTcgacatcaaataaataattatggcAAAACAACATTGAAACAActcaacaaaaaataaaagaaaagaaggaTTAAAAATAACTAACCATCTTCTAAACATTCTCAACACCATATGCAATAGCGGCTATATTTGCAAGTCCAGTcctaaaaaattagaataaaaaaactactaaaacaaacctaacccaaaacaaaaacaaatgtaaaattataaaacagaATAaccacttagaaaaatataaaagaaccaCACACCTCAAAATCTTTTTGTCAATGAGCTCATCAAATGTATTTATAGGAGAATCGAAGtaaaaaaactacaaaaacaGACATAGAAAAGGAAGAAAAATGTATTTATAGTCTTGATCTTCTACACCCACGAACAGAACCACCACAGTAACACAAGCACCCGAAAAGCAACCATTAATTCTGACGAGATATAGCAAGAACAATGAAACtgacatcaaataaataaatcatgacaAAAccgtaaaacaatactaaaacaaatagaaaaaaagattaaaaaaactaactatCTTCTACACAGTCTCAACACCATATGCAATAAAGACTATATTTGCAAGCCCAGATCTAAAAAATCGtaataaaaaaatcacattCTTATTTTTCCCAAAAACGTGagtgaaaatttcaaaaattaaagaaaaaaccgaaaagaagatgaagaagaagaattgaacaagaaatttaaaaaaaaaaaaaaaaaaaaaaacatatactgGAGAGAAAAaagagtgaaaaaaaaaataacttaaagattttgaaacaaaaattttttatttaaaaaatgtaaCAGATATTAAAGAGGGTCCTATTAAATATGAGACAAGTATCGAAATTAgatattacaagttttatacTAATagccctttcaaaaaaaaaaagttttatacTAACAGTATATAAAATAACagtaaaaatgttgaaaaacGCATGTCATAGTACAAAAGTAAAATGGTGGTAAAATTACTTGAACTCCCACAAACTGAATGGTTTAACTCTCtaaacctttttttttattagttatttACCCATTCCGTTTAAAAAGCTCTATTAAATGTCAACATGTACTGCCGTTGCATACACAAATGTACATGTGGCAAAATTTAAATGGTccacattattttaaaatacttttaaaatataaaataatttaaaataaaaataaataataaaattacaaaaacttaatttttttcttttcccttcttaaaataaaaataaattaattttttttctttttcttttcttttttctttttcttttttttttcttttggaacCTTCAGACCCCCCATCCCCtgttcctcctcctcctccttcttcaattcttcttcttcttccttcatctGCTCAGACCCCatgttgtttcttcttcttcttcttctctgccTCTGTTTTTGGCTGGTCTTGAAAAAGACAAAAAGAGCAATTTGAGTCGGTGAGAAGAGACACTGAAATCGACTCGCTGAGTAACTGCCTAGGGCTAGCCAATCATCCTCCAGCGACCCTGAATCTGAAACCCCTATTCTTAGAAACCCTAGAAtcaatttctctctctctctctctctctctctctctctctctctctctctctctctctctctctctctctctctctctctctctctctctctctctctctctctctctctctctctctctctctctctaggtgGATGGATTTTGAAGCTCCTTTCGCCAACGATGGAGAGTTAATTCAGAGGAAAAGTGGGGTTCGGAGCTCTCAATATTTGGTAACATTTGGTATATGAAGctccattttttctttttcttttttgcctgatgttgcccctgattttgcccaatatacgtggaccaaccagacagggacacgtggatcaagcaacttATAATCCAaactatttgctaagtctttatgcaaTGAAGCAGCATCCGGGACATATCTCCCagagaaggcatatggaaccccatatgctctTGGAAGCCTAAGTAacgttaaggcatctccgcgggGTGTCAGGCTttccctgagcaatcaagtcgcatttaatgtcgcatgggaggaaacgtgttgggactgctacacgcaataaagtctgacggcacaacctccaaccagcagctacaaagtaatgatcatttaagtctatcgacagctacactgtgaagagtcacatcagtcaaaagacaataaggacattccacataaaagccctacagcacctagggatttgaccatgcattactcatggtatattcattgggaatgcccaactttatggacacTTACAGGTACACTTGTACAatagttctggggatcaccccaccaaaaacactataaataccccctcaaagctcattaaatgggatcgagaatcttgggttgcataagagcaagaagagtaaatactcaccaagaacattctctgtatttataagggtgaagcattcaccaaatacattctctgtattaaatacatccataaatacgatagactcgtggactaaggctcattaacgccccaaccacgtaaaaatccttctctaattttcttacagctctataaacttataatattttattagttgccgaaaacctcggtcaacacctgaaattttaatttttaataaatgagATC is a window from the Cannabis sativa cultivar Pink pepper isolate KNU-18-1 chromosome 1, ASM2916894v1, whole genome shotgun sequence genome containing:
- the LOC115706268 gene encoding serine/arginine-rich SC35-like splicing factor SCL30, whose product is MRRYSPQYYSPPRRDSRDYGGRGRSPPRRGYGGGGGGGGGGGGGGGGGGGYGRRKDQNGSLLVRNIPLDCRPEELRAPFERFGVVRDVYIPKDYYTGEPRGFAFVQFVDSYEASEAQYHMNGKIFAGREISVVVAAETRKRPEEMRQRTRVSRGPPSSYGERRSSYYGRSRSRSVSHSRSPPRYPSGSRGRYRSRSRSPAPKRRADYSVSPGRDAEPPRSPRGPPRERDGDNNRRSYSPGYDSGAEKNPTNDGKSAYEAEEPQGEWVRTSISPPGSRRSR